In Pedobacter heparinus DSM 2366, the following are encoded in one genomic region:
- a CDS encoding SusC/RagA family TonB-linked outer membrane protein: MKLTIFILIIALVQVSARGFGQKITLNTNHTPIEKVLQSITNQSGYEILYDLKDLKDQKVSLKLNNVSVEEAIKTVLKDLPFTYQIIKNNIVLKKEEPSFLERLAERWADTDIRGMVRNERGEALEGITIMVKGAKTGTRTNANGEFVLKGVKKGDVLVFTGVAIEPFEYTVKDDKNIELNLKARLVQLEEVGINTGYQKISKERFVGSYSQLDSAAFHRRAGMGILERLDGTLPGILFNKKFTYVAGYNNTIQIRGINTINSNPNPLIVVDNFPMDARFDLNSINPNDVENITILKDAAASSIWGARAGNGVIVITTKKGKLNTSVSVTASSNVTIENRPNLYYTPKINTNDFIELEKELFSKGLYTDNLNNTNTWPVVSPVVELLNEYSKGEINQNELDQKLEVLKGIDIREELNKHIYRTGLRQQHHLTLNGGTNAIGYNFSYGYNTTKSNIQNSKGNQQYTLNTAVIFKPLKNWEIQTQVAYGKSKTQHVPPDLSWARYPYLQLSDIHGNALSVPYQIRTKYLDTINHSGLLDWQFRPLDEIKLTNNIATNQFTNINLGTSYKITDWLTASINYQYLHQINLRKAQNSIESYFTRDLVNKFFNPNPNVDPNLKYPVPIGSILRAASDQSSTSNGRASLSFNKFFGRHNIAAMVATEASETTGNGDSNLIYGYDPRNGSYKPNVDFYSQYPLTFATSLGNVLQIPNGQGVNTQSTNRVISLLANISYNFADKYYLYGSARRDGSNMFGVKTNNRWKPLWSIGSKWQLSKEEFFSSLWLQNLAIRTTYGYAGNPGSQAGRMTMIFASLPQSLTGLTYAQVNSINNPDLRWEKVSTFNLGADFTMWKGRLYGSMDMFWKKSTDLLANYPMDPSVGVNAAMINSADMKGNGFEVQLNSKNVQGPFSWISSFGVSYSKTIVTKVYQGGYRANDFISYSLNPSEGKLAFSFSSYKWAGLDPLTGDPQGYLNGAISKDYDAIFSDSIQNQVYHGSSIPLYSTTIGNTISYKNFSLSFVITGRFNYYFRKPALEINNTDVELGATRLMADYYQRWQKPGDEKNTSIPSVIYPVPPNLFSRSSFYSAAQINVLRADNIKLQDIRFGYTWIRKGNSQFPFKSGQFFFYPNNLNLIIWRKNNSSLDPDFSGGSSDPTLAPSPKTWTVGASINL; the protein is encoded by the coding sequence ACTAACCATTTTCATATTAATTATTGCCCTGGTACAGGTTAGTGCCAGGGGATTTGGACAGAAGATAACGCTCAACACCAATCATACGCCTATTGAAAAAGTTTTACAATCTATAACCAACCAAAGTGGTTACGAGATTTTATACGATTTAAAAGATCTTAAGGATCAAAAGGTAAGCTTAAAACTAAATAATGTTTCTGTTGAAGAAGCCATTAAAACAGTACTTAAAGACTTGCCTTTTACCTACCAGATTATTAAAAACAATATTGTATTAAAAAAAGAGGAGCCTTCCTTTCTGGAGCGCCTGGCTGAGCGCTGGGCTGATACTGATATTCGTGGTATGGTGCGTAATGAAAGGGGTGAAGCACTGGAAGGGATTACGATAATGGTAAAGGGAGCCAAAACCGGAACAAGGACCAATGCCAACGGTGAGTTTGTTTTAAAAGGCGTGAAAAAAGGTGATGTACTGGTATTTACAGGTGTAGCCATTGAGCCTTTTGAATATACGGTAAAGGATGATAAAAATATTGAACTGAATTTAAAAGCGAGGTTGGTGCAGTTGGAAGAGGTAGGGATTAATACTGGTTACCAGAAGATTAGCAAAGAAAGGTTTGTAGGTTCTTATAGCCAATTGGATAGTGCAGCATTTCATAGACGTGCAGGAATGGGGATTTTGGAGAGGTTGGATGGAACATTGCCTGGCATATTGTTTAATAAGAAGTTTACTTATGTAGCAGGTTACAACAACACAATTCAAATTAGAGGAATCAATACAATCAACAGCAACCCTAATCCTCTTATTGTTGTTGACAATTTTCCTATGGATGCACGCTTTGACCTAAATAGTATTAACCCTAATGATGTGGAAAACATCACGATACTAAAAGATGCCGCAGCAAGTTCAATTTGGGGTGCCCGTGCAGGTAATGGTGTAATCGTGATTACTACAAAGAAGGGAAAATTAAACACGTCGGTTTCAGTAACAGCCTCTTCAAATGTTACAATTGAAAATCGACCAAATTTATACTACACACCAAAGATAAATACAAATGACTTTATTGAATTAGAAAAGGAATTGTTTAGCAAAGGGTTATATACAGACAATTTAAATAATACAAATACGTGGCCTGTTGTATCACCGGTAGTAGAATTGTTAAATGAATATAGCAAAGGTGAGATAAATCAAAATGAATTAGATCAGAAATTGGAAGTTTTGAAGGGAATTGATATTAGAGAGGAATTAAACAAACACATTTATCGAACTGGTTTACGACAACAACATCATCTTACCTTAAATGGAGGCACCAACGCCATAGGATATAACTTTTCGTATGGATATAATACAACAAAGTCAAATATTCAAAACAGCAAAGGAAATCAACAGTATACATTAAATACCGCTGTTATTTTTAAACCATTGAAAAACTGGGAAATTCAAACTCAAGTTGCCTATGGTAAAAGCAAAACTCAGCATGTCCCACCAGATTTGTCTTGGGCTAGATATCCCTATTTGCAACTTTCGGACATTCATGGAAATGCTTTAAGTGTACCTTATCAAATAAGAACTAAATACCTGGACACGATAAACCACAGTGGATTATTGGATTGGCAATTTCGTCCATTGGATGAAATAAAATTAACTAATAATATTGCTACAAATCAGTTTACCAACATAAATCTTGGAACTTCATACAAAATCACAGATTGGCTAACGGCATCGATCAATTATCAATACTTGCATCAAATTAATTTGAGAAAAGCCCAAAATTCGATAGAAAGTTATTTTACTCGTGACCTCGTTAATAAATTCTTCAATCCGAATCCAAATGTTGACCCTAATTTAAAATATCCCGTTCCAATTGGATCAATTTTAAGGGCTGCATCTGACCAATCCAGTACAAGTAATGGAAGAGCTTCTCTAAGTTTCAATAAATTTTTCGGAAGGCATAATATCGCTGCTATGGTTGCAACAGAAGCTTCAGAAACCACGGGTAATGGCGATAGCAATCTTATCTATGGTTACGATCCACGAAATGGCAGTTATAAACCTAATGTTGATTTCTATTCGCAATATCCCTTAACTTTTGCAACTTCTCTGGGAAATGTATTGCAGATACCAAACGGACAAGGAGTAAATACTCAATCCACCAACAGAGTGATATCCTTGCTGGCCAATATCTCTTACAATTTTGCAGATAAGTATTACTTGTACGGTAGTGCACGGAGAGATGGATCAAATATGTTTGGTGTGAAAACTAACAATCGATGGAAACCTCTTTGGTCGATTGGTAGTAAATGGCAGTTATCTAAAGAAGAGTTTTTTAGTAGTTTATGGTTACAGAATTTAGCAATCCGAACGACCTATGGTTACGCTGGTAACCCAGGTAGCCAGGCAGGTAGAATGACAATGATTTTTGCTTCCTTACCACAATCTTTAACTGGATTAACCTATGCTCAAGTCAATTCTATTAACAATCCAGATTTAAGGTGGGAAAAGGTAAGTACCTTTAATTTAGGGGCTGATTTTACAATGTGGAAGGGCAGATTATATGGAAGTATGGATATGTTCTGGAAAAAATCTACAGATCTGCTTGCTAACTATCCAATGGATCCATCTGTCGGGGTAAATGCCGCTATGATCAACTCCGCAGATATGAAAGGGAATGGTTTTGAAGTGCAATTGAATTCTAAGAACGTCCAAGGCCCTTTTAGTTGGATTAGTAGCTTCGGTGTTAGTTATTCAAAAACGATTGTTACTAAAGTGTACCAAGGGGGGTATAGGGCAAATGATTTTATCTCTTATAGTTTAAATCCTTCAGAGGGAAAACTAGCCTTTTCTTTCTCGAGTTATAAATGGGCCGGGTTAGATCCGTTAACTGGAGATCCTCAAGGTTATCTAAATGGTGCAATTAGTAAAGACTATGATGCAATATTTAGTGATTCTATCCAAAATCAGGTATATCATGGGTCAAGTATTCCCTTATATTCTACCACTATTGGAAACACGATTAGTTATAAGAATTTTAGTTTATCCTTCGTCATTACTGGCAGATTTAACTATTATTTCCGTAAACCTGCCTTGGAAATTAATAATACTGATGTTGAATTAGGCGCAACAAGGCTTATGGCTGATTATTATCAAAGATGGCAAAAGCCTGGTGATGAAAAAAACACCAGTATTCCTTCTGTGATATATCCAGTACCTCCAAATCTTTTCTCAAGAAGCTCCTTTTATAGTGCAGCTCAGATAAACGTTTTACGTGCAGACAATATCAAACTTCAAGACATTAGGTTTGGATATACTTGGATTAGGAAAGGAAATTCTCAATTTCCTTTCAAAAGCGGACAATTCTTCTTTTACCCAAATAATCTAAACTTGATTATTTGGAGGAAAAACAATTCTTCATTAGATCCCGACTTCAGCGGAGGATCGTCAGATCCGACGTTAGCACCTTCACCAAAGACTTGGACTGTTGGTGCTTCAATTAATTTATAA
- a CDS encoding RagB/SusD family nutrient uptake outer membrane protein has protein sequence MKHKFEKLFFFSLIFSTTLCSCNKFLEEKPDISMHIPSTISDFQALLDQGGIWVNDPGLLEILAGDYYVNSSSWQNLNSADATNHIWASDAVPNILSWNLPYQFPIYYSNIVLDQLASSQLNEDINYKQIHGTALFYRANAFFTLAQVFAKPYDASTLSDLGIVLRTTSDANAKSTRATIGTTYDKILTDLKKAAELLPESSIIQTRPTKSAAYASLARVYLMMRDYNNALQYSNLVLQKSQTLLDFNGLTGGVPIVNFNNEVIYFSRTRSEIILSQTNAKISETLLNLYTDIDLRKRIFFRPNTGINAGTFAFRGSYGGSQFPGSVFTGTTTGEMLLIRAECFARIDNKVLAIKDINTLLAKRMDKTKWSPIDPSTVTDPLSLVLAERRKELVFRGLRWMDVRRLNMEGANITLKRQINGIEYTLPPNDPRGVALIPFDVINRAGIPQNPR, from the coding sequence ATGAAACATAAATTTGAAAAATTATTCTTCTTTTCATTGATTTTCAGTACTACACTGTGTTCCTGTAATAAATTCTTGGAAGAAAAACCAGATATATCGATGCATATTCCCTCCACAATATCGGACTTTCAGGCTCTATTAGATCAAGGTGGTATATGGGTTAATGATCCAGGTTTGTTGGAAATATTAGCAGGAGATTATTATGTCAATTCTAGTTCTTGGCAAAACTTAAATTCCGCTGATGCAACTAATCACATTTGGGCTTCGGATGCTGTACCAAACATACTCAGTTGGAATCTACCTTATCAATTTCCGATCTACTATTCAAATATAGTGTTGGATCAACTAGCTTCCTCACAATTAAATGAAGATATAAACTATAAACAAATACATGGTACAGCATTATTTTATCGTGCAAATGCATTTTTCACCCTTGCGCAAGTCTTTGCGAAACCTTATGATGCCTCAACGTTATCCGATCTGGGAATAGTTCTTCGTACCACTTCAGATGCCAATGCTAAATCTACCAGAGCTACAATTGGTACAACGTATGATAAAATTCTAACTGATTTAAAAAAAGCTGCGGAATTACTCCCTGAGAGTAGCATAATTCAAACCAGACCTACAAAATCAGCTGCTTACGCATCATTGGCAAGGGTGTATTTGATGATGCGAGATTATAATAACGCATTACAATATTCTAACTTAGTGTTACAAAAATCACAAACATTATTAGATTTTAATGGACTTACAGGGGGTGTCCCAATTGTAAATTTCAATAATGAAGTTATATATTTCAGTCGGACACGAAGTGAGATAATTTTGAGTCAAACTAATGCAAAAATTAGCGAGACACTTTTAAACTTATATACTGATATTGACCTGCGAAAAAGGATTTTCTTCAGACCGAATACTGGCATTAATGCTGGAACATTTGCTTTTAGAGGAAGTTATGGGGGATCGCAGTTTCCAGGTTCAGTGTTTACAGGAACAACAACAGGGGAAATGCTTCTAATCAGAGCTGAGTGTTTCGCAAGAATAGACAATAAAGTTCTAGCTATTAAAGATATTAATACCCTTTTGGCAAAACGAATGGATAAAACCAAATGGAGTCCAATTGATCCTAGTACAGTCACTGACCCATTATCCCTAGTTTTAGCAGAAAGAAGGAAAGAATTGGTGTTCCGCGGATTAAGATGGATGGATGTTAGGAGGCTTAATATGGAAGGGGCTAATATCACATTAAAAAGACAGATAAATGGAATTGAATATACCCTGCCCCCTAATGATCCGAGAGGAGTGGCACTGATTCCTTTTGATGTGATCAATAGAGCAGGAATACCACAAAATCCTCGATGA
- a CDS encoding TlpA family protein disulfide reductase, which produces MKRVILMYLLCAGLVSHAQEWTKKINDSDFHNRRSKGLKIGDKMPDISLGSVWNNKTGKTRFSDFKGKLIILDFWSQGCSDCIAAFPKMEKLQKEFKDEIQIFLFNPWEMVDDVIMHFKKNSEDLKMPDLPCIQKDTKGISEQLLKLLPVMGVTTQVWIDKDGKITLIGSSRNNTSKKIRDFLDGKEVYKLNNNSLNPNFDPSYPYVKLLGDFKTTPVKYSSTFTGFNNEYQAQNPNRALNILDSAAGTIRNTFVNTFVLDLYSHPFKDIFLAQQKKILYEAISHRGYVIPFNFELPKDTLRYTYFHKYLNGGSDDSIYRKPKFCYEQILPINVPVELQKKYMLEDLNRYFSSLYGTYGRLEKRVVPCYELVQLAGSMPVNSKSRNPDNLYSTMKKVNTVKDWKKYVRYENYSLSLICQEIFENQYLRNEFLENKKSSKPAILFNETGLEGTAILDLLELPEAAAIKSMEDYRRALNKIGFDIKVSSRSLNFLVITDNSGK; this is translated from the coding sequence ATGAAAAGAGTAATCTTAATGTACTTGCTATGTGCGGGACTGGTTAGCCACGCTCAAGAATGGACCAAAAAAATCAATGACTCTGATTTTCACAACAGGAGAAGTAAGGGACTGAAAATTGGAGATAAAATGCCTGATATTTCACTAGGTAGTGTATGGAATAATAAAACAGGAAAAACACGGTTTTCAGATTTTAAAGGAAAATTGATTATACTGGACTTCTGGAGTCAAGGTTGTTCTGATTGCATTGCTGCATTTCCTAAAATGGAGAAACTGCAAAAGGAGTTTAAAGATGAGATTCAGATTTTTTTATTCAATCCATGGGAAATGGTTGATGATGTCATTATGCACTTTAAGAAAAATAGTGAGGATTTAAAAATGCCAGACCTTCCTTGTATACAAAAAGATACTAAGGGAATTTCCGAGCAGCTACTCAAGCTTTTACCAGTAATGGGTGTAACTACTCAGGTTTGGATCGATAAGGATGGTAAAATAACATTAATTGGTTCATCCAGAAATAATACTTCAAAAAAAATCAGGGATTTTTTAGATGGCAAAGAAGTTTATAAGTTGAACAATAACTCACTTAATCCAAACTTTGATCCCTCATATCCCTATGTGAAGCTTTTAGGTGACTTCAAAACAACACCTGTAAAGTATAGCTCCACTTTTACTGGCTTTAACAATGAATATCAGGCGCAAAACCCTAATAGGGCCCTAAACATCTTAGATTCTGCTGCGGGTACAATTAGAAATACTTTTGTAAACACTTTTGTTTTGGATTTATATTCACATCCATTCAAGGATATATTTTTAGCTCAACAAAAAAAAATTCTTTATGAGGCGATTTCCCATCGTGGGTATGTAATTCCATTTAATTTTGAACTTCCTAAAGATACACTTCGTTACACATATTTTCATAAATATCTGAATGGAGGTTCTGATGATTCGATATACCGTAAGCCAAAGTTTTGTTATGAGCAGATCCTCCCAATTAACGTCCCCGTAGAACTACAGAAAAAATATATGCTCGAAGATTTGAACCGTTATTTCAGTAGTCTTTATGGTACTTATGGAAGATTGGAGAAGCGAGTTGTTCCTTGTTATGAACTGGTTCAATTAGCAGGTAGCATGCCGGTTAATTCTAAAAGCCGAAACCCTGACAATCTATATTCTACTATGAAAAAAGTAAATACTGTTAAAGATTGGAAAAAGTATGTAAGATATGAAAATTACAGCCTTAGTTTAATTTGTCAGGAAATTTTTGAGAATCAATATTTGAGGAATGAATTTCTTGAAAATAAAAAATCCAGTAAGCCAGCAATCTTGTTTAATGAAACAGGATTAGAGGGCACTGCAATATTGGATTTGTTGGAGCTTCCTGAGGCAGCTGCTATCAAATCCATGGAAGATTATCGCAGGGCGTTAAATAAAATTGGCTTTGATATTAAAGTTTCGAGTCGATCCTTGAACTTCTTAGTAATTACTGATAATAGCGGAAAGTAA
- a CDS encoding protein-disulfide reductase DsbD domain-containing protein encodes MKNLVTILALLFYVHTAKSQMYSPVKWSYVAKKIGNNEAMLYIKGVIEQGWHVFSVNQPNGGPLRTSFAFKPSKDYSLAGKVMEPQPIRQHDKTFKIDIFYFEEAVIFQQKIKLINTNTTVSGKIEYMACTDGMCTPPLDIQFSIPIK; translated from the coding sequence ATGAAAAATCTTGTAACAATACTTGCTTTGCTATTCTATGTACATACGGCAAAATCACAAATGTATAGTCCGGTAAAATGGAGCTATGTAGCAAAGAAAATAGGCAATAATGAAGCCATGCTTTACATTAAAGGGGTAATTGAACAGGGGTGGCATGTTTTTTCCGTGAACCAACCCAATGGTGGACCATTAAGGACCAGTTTTGCTTTTAAGCCTTCTAAAGATTATTCGCTTGCAGGTAAAGTGATGGAGCCACAACCCATAAGACAGCATGATAAAACCTTTAAAATTGACATATTTTATTTTGAAGAGGCTGTGATATTTCAGCAAAAGATCAAATTAATAAACACTAACACAACCGTATCTGGAAAGATTGAGTATATGGCATGTACCGATGGCATGTGTACGCCACCTTTAGATATCCAGTTTTCGATTCCTATTAAATAA
- a CDS encoding zinc-dependent metalloprotease: MFKKKQKTVTTSIATATKSTSDTTKKTPVSKLNPYDQVITKNTKSAYGLINFHRVQDKYFFEIPNSLLETDLLVVNRISKGASGTSQANSGYSGDQINENVVRFSKGPNDKLYIKSVSYTERSTDSTDNGMYRSVRNSGLQPIVAAFDIKALSKDSTAVVIDVTDYLNGDNEVLFFNSGAKSGLKLGGLQADKSYISSGKAFPQSLEIKTVKTYSKAAGPASPGIPPTGIGNATYELNSSIIRLPQNPMLPRFYDDRIGYFSTGYIDFDRNSQGVAQTTMITRWRLEPKKEDEAKYLKGELVEPTRQIIFYIDPTTPKKWVPYLIQGVNDWNIAFEAAGFKNAIVAKEAPTNAQDSTWSIESARYNVIVYKPSAISNASGPHVHDPRTGEILETHINWYHNVMQLLRNWYFIQAAAVDPKARKMKFDDELMGQLIRFVSSHEVGHTLGLTHNFGSSSTVPVEKLRDKAWVEANGHTPSIMDYARFNYVAQPEDGISEKGIFPRIGIYDKWAIEWGYRWFPTFNSREEEKSHMNNWIVKQLKMDKRYWYGEQSINVSDPRRQSEDLGDNAMKAGYYGIKNLKRIVPNLIQWTNEANEGYKNLDIMYKEVVAQYKRYISHVVNNIGLLSWNKQPVEENGDLLEFTPKNKQREAVRFLQDQLFETPKWLMDAKIFKKVGGQGPNLPLALQVPALNQLLSPDNYLRLVIYKDAQPENAYEFHQLLNDLMQGIWKELPNQLPIDYYRRNLQKVYAERLIELLDLSKSADPMEKIQGPYFNYRSDMSPIVRSHMKTLLHKINSALPLYKDKLSREHLLQVKSRLQNTLNPNAVIISGNVNERSPSAGFALSNIDSITRECCGHHGLGNSKFQSCW, encoded by the coding sequence GTGTTCAAAAAGAAGCAAAAGACTGTTACTACTTCAATAGCAACCGCGACAAAGAGTACTTCAGACACTACTAAAAAAACGCCTGTTTCTAAACTCAATCCATATGATCAGGTTATTACAAAAAATACAAAGAGTGCATATGGTTTAATTAATTTTCACCGTGTACAAGACAAATATTTCTTCGAGATTCCAAATTCGCTATTGGAGACAGATTTATTGGTGGTAAACAGAATATCAAAAGGGGCTAGTGGAACCAGCCAAGCAAATAGCGGTTATAGTGGCGACCAAATCAATGAGAATGTGGTTCGTTTTTCTAAAGGGCCGAATGATAAACTATATATAAAAAGCGTTTCATACACCGAGCGTTCAACTGATAGTACAGATAACGGCATGTACCGTTCGGTGCGAAATTCAGGCTTGCAACCTATCGTTGCGGCATTTGACATCAAAGCATTAAGTAAAGACTCCACTGCTGTGGTAATTGATGTAACCGATTATTTAAATGGAGATAATGAAGTATTGTTCTTTAATTCTGGTGCCAAGAGCGGCTTAAAGTTAGGTGGTCTGCAAGCAGACAAGTCATACATCTCCTCAGGAAAGGCTTTCCCTCAAAGCCTAGAGATCAAAACTGTAAAAACTTATAGTAAAGCTGCCGGACCAGCTTCACCTGGCATTCCTCCAACAGGGATTGGCAATGCGACCTATGAACTCAACAGTTCGATCATTCGACTGCCCCAAAACCCTATGCTGCCACGGTTTTATGATGATCGAATTGGTTATTTCTCCACGGGCTACATCGATTTTGATAGAAACTCCCAAGGTGTGGCACAAACTACAATGATCACCCGCTGGAGGCTGGAACCAAAAAAGGAAGATGAAGCGAAATATCTAAAAGGTGAGTTAGTAGAACCTACTCGACAGATCATTTTTTATATCGATCCGACAACCCCCAAAAAATGGGTACCCTATCTGATTCAAGGTGTAAATGACTGGAATATTGCTTTCGAGGCCGCAGGCTTTAAAAATGCAATTGTTGCTAAAGAAGCTCCTACCAATGCACAAGACAGTACCTGGAGTATAGAAAGCGCCAGATACAATGTAATTGTTTATAAACCTTCGGCAATATCGAATGCCAGTGGTCCACATGTACATGACCCTAGAACGGGCGAAATATTAGAAACCCATATTAACTGGTACCATAATGTGATGCAGCTTTTGCGTAACTGGTATTTTATACAGGCTGCCGCGGTAGATCCCAAAGCCAGGAAAATGAAATTTGATGATGAACTGATGGGGCAATTAATTCGCTTTGTTAGCAGCCATGAGGTTGGGCACACTTTAGGTTTGACACACAACTTCGGGTCGTCATCAACCGTTCCGGTTGAAAAGTTACGTGATAAAGCATGGGTAGAAGCAAATGGGCATACACCCTCAATTATGGATTACGCCAGATTTAATTATGTAGCACAGCCTGAAGACGGAATTTCTGAAAAAGGGATTTTTCCTCGCATTGGAATTTATGACAAATGGGCTATTGAATGGGGTTATAGATGGTTTCCAACCTTTAATAGCAGAGAAGAGGAAAAAAGTCATATGAACAATTGGATTGTGAAGCAGTTAAAAATGGACAAAAGATACTGGTATGGTGAACAATCAATCAATGTTTCAGATCCGAGAAGGCAAAGTGAAGATTTGGGTGACAATGCCATGAAGGCCGGTTATTATGGAATCAAAAATCTCAAAAGAATAGTGCCTAATTTGATTCAATGGACGAATGAGGCCAATGAGGGCTATAAAAACTTAGATATAATGTATAAGGAAGTTGTAGCTCAATACAAACGTTACATCTCTCATGTGGTAAACAATATTGGCTTATTATCCTGGAACAAACAGCCCGTAGAGGAAAATGGTGATTTACTTGAATTTACTCCAAAGAACAAACAAAGAGAAGCTGTCCGCTTTTTACAGGACCAATTGTTTGAAACCCCAAAATGGCTGATGGATGCCAAAATATTCAAAAAAGTTGGCGGACAAGGCCCCAATTTGCCTTTGGCTCTTCAAGTTCCCGCTTTAAATCAGTTATTATCTCCTGATAATTATTTAAGGCTAGTTATTTATAAAGATGCACAACCTGAAAATGCATATGAGTTTCATCAACTTTTAAATGACTTAATGCAAGGAATATGGAAGGAGTTGCCAAATCAATTACCTATCGATTATTATCGCAGGAACTTACAAAAGGTTTATGCAGAAAGATTAATTGAATTGTTGGATTTGTCAAAAAGTGCCGATCCCATGGAAAAAATACAAGGTCCTTATTTTAATTATAGGTCTGATATGAGTCCGATAGTGAGGAGCCACATGAAAACTCTCCTGCATAAAATTAATAGTGCTTTGCCGTTATACAAGGATAAGCTTAGCCGGGAGCATTTACTACAGGTGAAATCAAGATTACAGAATACACTAAATCCAAATGCTGTGATTATTTCGGGAAATGTCAATGAAAGATCTCCCTCCGCAGGGTTTGCCCTTTCTAATATTGACTCGATTACTCGAGAGTGTTGCGGTCACCATGGTTTAGGAAACTCTAAATTCCAAAGTTGTTGGTAA
- a CDS encoding helix-turn-helix domain-containing protein, whose product MMIMYDINISQKLRALRKNRGWTQSDMAAQLDISVPAYSKIECAQTELTLGRLKLLATILKVKVCWLLDEEEAMLHQENEELKEKLRLTNIEVMGLQKRLLACFEQR is encoded by the coding sequence ATGATGATCATGTACGATATCAACATCAGCCAAAAGCTGAGGGCTTTACGGAAAAACCGGGGCTGGACACAAAGCGATATGGCAGCGCAGCTGGACATTTCTGTGCCGGCTTATTCGAAAATAGAATGTGCGCAGACGGAATTGACACTAGGCAGGTTAAAACTGCTTGCTACTATACTGAAGGTAAAGGTTTGCTGGTTGCTGGACGAAGAAGAAGCGATGTTGCACCAGGAGAACGAGGAGCTGAAAGAGAAACTGAGGTTGACCAATATAGAAGTGATGGGCTTGCAGAAAAGATTGCTGGCTTGTTTTGAACAAAGATAA